A single Numenius arquata chromosome 1, bNumArq3.hap1.1, whole genome shotgun sequence DNA region contains:
- the USP16 gene encoding ubiquitin carboxyl-terminal hydrolase 16, with protein MGKKRIKGKTAQSDESPDTLEPPCKHIRKGLEQGHLKKALVNVEWHVCQDCKADNKTQEKSEEETDESPSIWLCLKCGHRGCGRNSQEQHALKHYTTPRSVPHCLVLSLDNWSVWCYICDNEVLYKTSTRLGQTVDYVRKQVYTDSSRTVEKQQENKEFENKKVEKDSKNEHEKEVSLTEENSHSSTNLEVAVKGLSNLGNTCFFNAVMQNLSQTPVLRELLKEAKMPGTTVKIESPELFMEPQLIKLDQPGPLTLAMYQFLTEMQETKKGVVTPKELFAQVCKKAIRFKGYQQQDSHELLRYLLDGMRAEEIQQISGGILKALTDSNKQNEEELKKKIKEYEKKKGMQSFVDRIFGGELTSTIMCEECRTVSLVHESFLDLSLPVLDVQKVKITNEKNVKKTKEKESEDEEDKSNDCYLKQRDEPPGTSKHLQKKAKKQAKKQAKIQRRQQKLQEKVLHLTDICATEQSEKDVEYNQESEAEINSENPDTKQEVESSSDCKDQCLTQKDLSIEESSMEVQSTRENTGKPEQECVENESLGDIPMEGLDSPVTFVNGLDNLSLKDEDGENEDEEELATDFSKLHLGANAEADTSTLDDLQSVHVKTCEVLTEDPETAFCTLANREDLNPEEGSIYHCLSQFTRNEKLTETNKLLCDVCTQRHYGPKKNIKSEKYIYTNAKKQMLISLAPPVLTLHLKRFQHAGFNLRKVNRHIKFPEVIDLAPFCTVKCKNVAEGNTKVLYSLYGVVEHSGTMRSGHYTAYAKMRSMNNHLSDLVIRGQSPQALETEPVKGQWFHISDTHVQAVSASKVLSSQAYLLFYERLL; from the exons ATGGGGAAGAAACGCATCAAAGGCAAAACTGCACAGTCTGATGAGTCTCCAGATACGCTAG AACCTCCGTGCAAGCATATTCGTAAAGGACTGGAACAAGGCCATCTGAAAAAGGCACTGGTGAATGTGGAATGGCACGTTTGTCAGGACTGCAAGGCAGACAATAAGACACAAGAGAAGTCTGAGGAGGAGACTGACGAAAGCCCTTCAATATGGTTATGTCTAAAATGTGGCCATAGG GGCTGTGGCAGAAATTCTCAAGAACAGCATGCCTTAAAGCATTATACGACGCCGAGATCAGTTCCTCATTGTTTGGTTCTCAGTTTGGACAACTGGAGTGTGTG GTGCTACATATGCGATAATGAAGTCCTGTATAAAACTTCAACCCGATTGGGTCAGACTGTGGATTATGTTAGAAAACAAGTTTATACTGACTCATCACGTACAG tagaaaaacaACAAGAGAAcaaagaatttgaaaataaaaaagtagaaaaagacagcaaaaatgagCACGAAAAAGAAGTCTCACTTACAGAAGAGAATTCCCATTCAAGTACTAACTTGGAAGTGGCTGTGAAAGGACTTAGTAACTTGGGGAATACATGTTTCTTTAATGCAGTGATGCAG AATTTGTCACAAACTCCagtcctgagggagctgcttAAAGAAGCTAAAATGCCTGGCACAACAGTTAAAATTGAGTCACCTGAATTATTCATG GAACCTCAGCTGATAAAACTAGATCAACCAGGTCCTTTAACACTAGCCATGTATCAGTTCCTGACAGAAATGCAGGAGACGAAAAAAGGGGTAGTCACTCCTAAGGAACTCTTTGCTCAGGTTTGTAAAAA AGCAATACGATTTAAAGGTTATCAGCAGCAAGACAGTCATGAATTACTTCGTTACTTACTTGATGGAATGAGAGCAGAAGAAATCCAA CAAATAAGTGGTGGAATACTGAAGGCGCTGACTGATTCtaacaaacaaaatgaagaagaacttaaaaagaaaatcaaag AATacgaaaagaaaaagggaatgcAGAGTTTTGTAGATCGAATCTTTGGTGGAGAGTTAACCAGTACAATTATGTGTGAGGAATGCAGAACC GTATCCTTGGTTCATGAGTCTTTCCTTGATTTGTCACTTCCTGTACTAGATGTTCAG aaagtaaaaattacaaatgagaaaaatgttaaaaaaaccaaagaaaaggaatctgaagatgaagaggataaaagcaatgacTGTTACCTTAAGCAGAGAGATGAACCCCCTGGTACAAGTAAGCACcttcagaaaaaagcaaagaaacaggcCAAAAAACAAGCCAAG ATCCAACGCCGCCAGCAAAAACTTCAAGAAAAGGTGCTTCACTTGACAGATATCTGTGCAACTGAACAGTCAGAAAAAGATGTCGAGTATAACCAAGAGTCAGAGGCAGAAATTAACTCTGAAAATCCTGATACAAAGCAAGAAGTGGAATCATCAAGTGATTGCAAAGATCAGTGCTTAACTCAGAAAGATCTGAGTATAGAGGAAAGTAGTATGGAAGTTCAGAGCACACGTGAAAATACAGGAAAGCCAGAACAGGAGTGTGTAGAAAATGAATCTCTCGGGGATATCCCTATGGAAGGCTTAGATTCTCCTGTAACTTTTGTCAACGGCCTTGACAACCTGTCTTTGAAAGATGAGGATGGTGAAAATGAAGATGAGGAAGAGCTTGCTACTGACTTTTCAAAACTACACTTGGGTGCCAATGCTGAAGCTGATACAAGTACCTTAGATGACCTTCAAAGTGTTCATGTCAAGACATGTGAAGTATTGACTGAAGATCCAGAAACAGCATTTTGTACGCTCGCGAACAGGGAAGATCTGAACCCGGAAGAAGGTTCAATCTATCACTGTTTGTCTCAATTTACCCGTAATGAAAAACTTACTGAGACCAATAAACTACTCTGTGATGTATGTACACAAAGACATTATGGACCaaagaagaatataaaaa gtgAAAAGTACATTTATACTAATGCCAAAAAGCAGATGCTAATCTCTCTTGCTCCTCCAGTTTTAACTCTTCACTTGAAGAGGTTTCAACAC GCTGGATTTAATCTACGGAAGGTTAACAGGCATATCAAGTTTCCAGAAGTGATAGACTTGGCCCCTTTCTGTACAGTTAAATGTAAA AACGTGGCTGAAGGGAATACAAAAGTACTGTACTCTCTCTATGGAGTTGTTGAACACAGTGGAACAATGAGGTCTGGGCACTACACTGCTTATGCTAAAATGAGAAGCATGAACAACCATCTCTCTGATCTTGTCATTCGAGGACAGTCTCCTCAAG CTTTAGAAACTGAACCGGTAAAAGGGCAATGGTTCCACATCAGCGATACCCACGTGCAAGCCGTGTCTGCATCGAAAGTGCTGAGCTCGCAAGCTTATCTCCTGTTCTATGAGCGACTGCTGTAA
- the RWDD2B gene encoding RWD domain-containing protein 2B: MTNREEAEIQISELDLLSSMFPYEEEFIVTDQVALAELKHYVENESAEMPSSKVQFILNVKPEVSNTSMVEFAMACALPFKYPTVLPEITVRSSLLSRSQQIHLNSDLKAYLMQNCSGEPCMLSAREWVKDHAAAYIDKELSSSSVTTSNAMQSEDTVFTRLWIYSHHIYNKQKRKNIIDWAKELSLSGFCMPGKPGVVCVEGLQSSCEEFWSRVRKLTWKRILIRHREDISLEGGGHAEIQQQRKFPTLEEKCFDAHGSRGNHMDLGQLYRFLEEKGCADIFQMYFGVEGH, encoded by the exons ATGACTAATCGAGAAGAAGCTGAGATACAAATTTCAGAATTAGATTTACTCTCCAGCATGTTTCCTTATGAGGAAGAGTTCATTGTGACTGACCAGGTGGCTCTAGCAGAACTAAAGCACTATGTTGAAAATGAGTCTGCAGAGATGCCATCTTCGAAAGTTCAGTTTATACTGAATGTTAAGCCAGAGGTTTCCAATACCTCTATG GTGGAATTTGCTATGGCCTGTGCCTTACCATTTAAATATCCAACTGTTCTACCAGAAATTACTGTGAG gtcTTCATTATTAAGCCGCTCTCAGCAGATTCACCTGAACTCTGACCTAAAAGCATATTTGATGCAAAACTGCAGTGGTGAGCCCTGCATGTTGAGTGCAAGGGAATGGGTGAAAGACCATGCAGCTGCTTACATTGACAAAgagctttcttcttcctcagtgACAACATCAAATGCCATGCAGTCAGAAGACACCGTGTTCACTCGATTGTGGATCTATAGTCATCACAtttacaacaaacaaaaaagaaagaatattattgACTGGGCCAAGGAACTTTCTCTGTCAGGGTTTTGCATGCCAGGGAAACCAGGTGTTGTTTGTGTAGAAGGTCTACAAAGTAGTTGTGAAGAGTTCTGGTCAAG AGTAAGAAAGTTAACGTGGAAAAGAATTCTCATTCGGCACAGAGAAGACATTTCTTTGGAAGGTGGAGGGCATGCTGAGATTCAGCAACAAAGGAAGTTCCccactttggaagaaaaatgtttcgATGCACATGGTTCCAGAGGAAATCATATGGATTTGGGGCAGCTATATcgttttttagaagaaaaaggatGTGCTGACATTTTTCAAATGTACTTTGGGGTTGAAGGGCATTGA